The Pseudomonas triclosanedens genome has a window encoding:
- a CDS encoding substrate-binding domain-containing protein — translation MHDATSPPPRLRLAVAPGVPSSQLSALLVRQRAEEPDVTLTFFEVAGDVLLEGLLEGRYDVGISLQGHSAPALKTQPLWTETMAVAMPPRFRLFDQAKLTLADLQDYPVYRWQAEACSLLDERLASLMPADQENIQRVTSFEMLALWVAAGYGVGVSARSRIERAHEWGITARPLADGPYEIVTYLQRPHAQAESVAERFERRAMQVTGTGAK, via the coding sequence ATGCACGATGCCACCAGTCCGCCCCCCCGTCTTAGGCTTGCGGTAGCACCGGGCGTACCGTCATCACAACTGTCGGCGCTTCTCGTGCGGCAACGCGCAGAGGAGCCAGACGTCACCCTCACGTTTTTCGAGGTTGCAGGGGACGTCCTGCTTGAGGGGCTTCTTGAAGGCCGCTACGACGTCGGAATATCGCTTCAGGGGCATAGCGCCCCGGCTCTCAAAACACAGCCCTTGTGGACGGAGACCATGGCCGTTGCCATGCCACCACGGTTCCGCTTGTTCGACCAGGCGAAGCTGACCCTCGCCGATCTCCAAGACTATCCGGTCTATCGCTGGCAGGCAGAAGCCTGCTCGCTGCTCGATGAGAGACTCGCCTCCCTCATGCCGGCGGATCAGGAGAACATCCAGCGGGTGACTTCTTTCGAGATGCTGGCACTATGGGTTGCGGCCGGCTACGGCGTCGGCGTATCTGCGCGATCGCGTATCGAGCGTGCCCATGAATGGGGAATCACCGCGCGACCGCTCGCCGACGGCCCCTATGAAATCGTGACCTACCTGCAGCGGCCCCACGCACAAGCCGAATCCGTTGCGGAGCGGTTCGAGCGCAGAGCGATGCAAGTCACCGGGACTGGCGCTAAGTGA
- a CDS encoding phage tail tube protein encodes MLYTQLFRGRTSVAPYPSHVFEELFKLQTTSAEPDSTEINIPDPTRLGLPELDGVTANSAINITGEAVDFSPAGAAVLLYGSVEKVPSGTVTEPEHHDAYVDRTIRLAHIPLVVTSVTGAGGTPVYVKGVDYSVTPGGIRILKGGTLAAAINATVAPVGGGLKKLPIEIDYSYPTVDVVKPFTTSRKFYRVMFEQINEGGDGEKRRITCFYARISLNGGLPLNQGTDFGTIPVQIRLLPDPEIFEPGEAAMWTWEVQDTDAA; translated from the coding sequence ATGCTCTACACGCAACTGTTCCGCGGTCGCACCAGCGTCGCCCCGTACCCGTCGCATGTCTTCGAGGAGCTGTTCAAGCTGCAGACCACCAGCGCAGAACCGGACAGCACCGAGATCAACATTCCTGACCCGACACGCCTGGGCTTGCCCGAGCTGGATGGCGTGACTGCCAACTCGGCGATCAACATCACCGGCGAGGCGGTGGACTTCTCGCCGGCCGGCGCCGCCGTGCTGCTGTACGGCTCGGTTGAAAAGGTACCGTCCGGCACGGTCACCGAGCCGGAACACCACGACGCCTACGTCGACAGGACCATCCGCCTGGCGCATATCCCCTTGGTGGTCACCAGCGTCACCGGCGCCGGCGGTACGCCCGTGTACGTGAAGGGCGTCGATTACTCGGTTACCCCTGGCGGCATCCGCATCTTGAAGGGCGGCACCCTCGCTGCGGCGATCAATGCCACCGTGGCACCTGTCGGTGGCGGCCTGAAAAAGCTCCCCATCGAGATCGATTACAGCTACCCGACCGTCGACGTGGTGAAACCCTTCACCACCAGCCGGAAGTTCTACCGGGTGATGTTCGAGCAGATCAACGAAGGTGGCGACGGCGAGAAGCGCCGGATTACCTGCTTCTATGCGCGCATCAGCCTGAACGGCGGGCTGCCGCTGAACCAGGGCACCGACTTCGGCACCATCCCTGTGCAGATCCGCCTCCTGCCTGACCCCGAAATCTTCGAGCCGGGCGAGGCTGCCATGTGGACCTGGGAGGTCCAGGACACCGACGCGGCCTGA
- the pgsA gene encoding CDP-diacylglycerol--glycerol-3-phosphate 3-phosphatidyltransferase: protein MNIPNLLTLLRVLLIPIFILLFYLPFSGSHLAASAVFALAAATDWLDGYLARRLGQSTPFGAFLDPVADKLMVATALVLLVEEHANLWLTLPAVIIIGREIVVSALREWMAELGARAHVAVSSLGKWKTAAQMLALVILLANPSLMTFWVLLGYALLIISAALTLWSMVHYLLAAWPHLSTTPKEK, encoded by the coding sequence ATGAATATCCCGAACCTGCTTACACTGCTCCGCGTTCTGCTCATCCCGATCTTCATCCTGCTGTTCTATCTCCCGTTCTCCGGCAGCCACCTGGCCGCTAGCGCGGTGTTTGCACTCGCTGCGGCAACCGACTGGCTGGACGGCTACCTGGCACGCAGACTGGGGCAAAGCACGCCATTCGGTGCCTTCCTTGATCCGGTGGCTGACAAGCTAATGGTGGCTACGGCACTGGTACTTCTGGTGGAAGAGCACGCAAATCTCTGGCTGACTTTGCCGGCAGTCATCATCATTGGCCGGGAGATTGTCGTATCGGCTTTACGCGAATGGATGGCTGAACTGGGGGCGAGGGCGCACGTAGCGGTCTCCAGCCTGGGCAAGTGGAAAACCGCGGCGCAAATGCTGGCCCTGGTCATTCTGCTGGCCAATCCGTCGCTGATGACTTTCTGGGTATTGTTGGGTTATGCGCTGTTGATCATTTCGGCAGCTCTGACATTGTGGTCGATGGTGCACTATCTCCTTGCCGCCTGGCCGCACCTCAGTACTACCCCGAAAGAGAAATAA
- a CDS encoding tail fiber domain-containing protein, translating into MANSYIPARFQYTGSAVTALAEYQPGDPFVLPGSGGTGGRILANSGAFTLEAFGSAYPMTFVVNGVERMRLESNGDQTFGTSNANPILNRAAGYRYFNAAGWNQYSPNGSNLGLGSGTTGPVVLFWHNPGTASQVGSISITTTTTAYNTSSDYRLKDEVRPLDPVAATARIMAYEPCTWTWKIDGSPGKGFIAHRNQMVDPSTATGKKDEVCRIGNIRMPDYTLLAEGIEEPTDMTNYPAGAAWVFTEEQPVYQGRDDTKIIPDLVAMIQRMELRIRELEARA; encoded by the coding sequence ATGGCGAATAGCTACATTCCGGCCCGATTTCAGTACACCGGATCGGCCGTTACGGCGCTGGCCGAGTACCAGCCGGGTGATCCGTTCGTGCTGCCCGGTAGCGGGGGGACCGGCGGGCGCATTCTCGCCAATAGTGGCGCGTTCACGCTCGAGGCGTTCGGTTCTGCCTACCCGATGACGTTTGTTGTGAACGGCGTGGAGCGCATGCGCCTGGAATCCAATGGTGATCAGACGTTCGGCACCAGCAACGCCAACCCCATCCTGAACCGTGCTGCCGGGTATCGCTATTTCAACGCCGCCGGTTGGAATCAGTACAGCCCGAACGGTAGCAACCTCGGCCTGGGTTCCGGCACCACTGGCCCGGTAGTGCTGTTCTGGCATAACCCCGGCACCGCATCCCAGGTGGGGAGCATCAGCATCACGACCACCACGACGGCGTACAACACCAGCTCTGACTACCGCCTGAAGGACGAAGTGCGCCCGTTGGACCCTGTGGCCGCAACCGCGCGGATCATGGCGTACGAGCCATGCACCTGGACGTGGAAAATCGATGGATCGCCAGGTAAAGGATTTATCGCCCACAGGAACCAGATGGTCGACCCGTCGACAGCGACGGGCAAGAAGGACGAAGTTTGCCGGATAGGCAACATCCGCATGCCGGACTACACGCTGTTGGCCGAGGGCATAGAAGAGCCGACGGATATGACCAACTACCCAGCGGGTGCGGCGTGGGTGTTCACGGAGGAGCAACCGGTCTACCAGGGCCGCGATGACACGAAGATCATCCCCGACCTGGTAGCGATGATCCAGCGCATGGAGCTGCGCATCCGAGAACTGGAAGCGCGCGCCTGA
- the gacA gene encoding response regulator transcription factor GacA — translation MIKVLVVDDHDLVRTGITRMLADIDGLQVVGQADSGERGLQLARELKPDVVLMDVKMPGIGGLEATRKLLRSQPDVRVVVVTVCEEDPFPTRLMQAGAAGYLTKGAALEEMVQAIRQVFAGQRYISPQIAQSLALKSFEPERNASPFDALSEREIQIALMIANCHKVQSISDKLCLSPKTVNTYRYRIFEKLSIASDVELALLAVRHGMVDTNN, via the coding sequence GTGATCAAGGTGCTGGTGGTCGATGATCACGATCTGGTGCGCACCGGAATTACCCGCATGCTGGCCGACATTGATGGCCTGCAGGTCGTTGGTCAGGCCGACTCCGGTGAGCGTGGGCTGCAATTGGCCCGGGAGCTCAAGCCGGATGTGGTGCTGATGGATGTGAAGATGCCTGGTATCGGCGGCCTCGAAGCGACCCGCAAGCTCCTGCGCAGCCAGCCGGATGTGCGGGTGGTGGTCGTGACAGTTTGCGAAGAAGATCCCTTTCCTACCCGTCTGATGCAGGCCGGCGCTGCTGGATACCTCACCAAGGGGGCGGCGCTCGAGGAAATGGTCCAGGCGATTCGTCAGGTATTTGCGGGGCAGCGTTACATCAGCCCGCAGATCGCCCAGAGCCTGGCGTTGAAATCCTTCGAGCCGGAACGGAACGCCTCTCCCTTCGATGCCCTGTCCGAGCGCGAAATCCAGATCGCCCTGATGATCGCCAACTGCCATAAGGTCCAGAGCATCTCGGACAAGCTCTGTCTGTCGCCCAAGACCGTCAATACCTACCGTTACCGCATATTCGAGAAACTCTCGATTGCCAGCGATGTGGAGTTGGCGCTGCTGGCCGTTCGGCACGGCATGGTCGATACCAACAACTGA
- a CDS encoding tyrosine-type recombinase/integrase has protein sequence MALSDLIVRQAKTTGKRYTLYDNDCLNLMVSAAGGKSWIFRYSWLGKQKRMSVGSYPALSLREARAERDKAQALLARGIDPQIERDQRRHAAKLAGEYTFKNVFDAWVEHRRKELKEGRQSTLSQILRIFDKDVLPTLGKMSIYDIRRPQLVGVVAAIEKRKAFTTAEKVRTWFNQMFRYALVIAEGLEVNPAADLDVVAEPKPPVAHNPYLHLPELPEFLQKLRLYNPRGWQTQLGVRLLFLTGVRTGELRLAEPEQFDLDRGLWIIPPQVVKQLQDEMRKAGKRPQDVPPYIVPLSLQAIEIVRYLLGVMRPAQKYLLSHRSELKKRISENTLNKAVQLMGYEGRLTGHGIRGTISTALNEIGYPKIWVDAQLSHSDPNKVSSAYNHAKYVEPRRRMMQDWADRLDLLEQGEVEAASAHLTIRIDGVPAMAEVEEAVGSVPAVAEPAVAGVPPVVATPIVVTPNSGGITFQRLSQVPPPPVHAPEPEVSAIQREREEMLAIYESPNNLPVPLFGKLAGKSKDQINRELKAGKLLSISLGNRGQRVPDWQLVPLKHKLAQVLMNQCPHADSWDLYRMLTQPHPDLGDRAAIDAVTPTNVPAIIRVIMGDYQRHEDAPEAIAMRPIPEDVRLSVRRLVDSAAVLEGA, from the coding sequence ATGGCACTCTCTGATCTGATCGTCCGGCAGGCCAAGACCACCGGCAAGCGCTACACCCTCTACGACAACGACTGCCTGAACCTGATGGTCTCTGCTGCAGGCGGCAAGTCATGGATCTTCCGCTATTCTTGGCTGGGCAAGCAAAAGCGCATGTCCGTGGGCAGCTATCCCGCCCTCAGCCTGCGGGAGGCCCGCGCCGAGCGGGACAAGGCCCAAGCCCTGCTCGCCAGGGGGATCGATCCCCAAATCGAACGCGACCAGCGCCGGCACGCGGCCAAGCTGGCAGGCGAATACACCTTCAAGAACGTCTTCGATGCCTGGGTCGAGCATCGCCGCAAGGAACTCAAAGAAGGCCGTCAAAGCACGCTTTCGCAGATTCTGCGCATCTTCGATAAAGACGTGCTGCCAACCTTGGGGAAGATGTCGATCTACGACATTCGCCGGCCCCAACTCGTAGGCGTCGTGGCGGCGATTGAGAAGCGCAAGGCGTTCACTACCGCCGAGAAGGTCCGCACTTGGTTCAACCAGATGTTCCGCTATGCCCTGGTCATCGCCGAGGGGCTGGAAGTCAACCCGGCCGCGGACCTGGACGTTGTGGCCGAACCCAAGCCTCCGGTGGCGCACAACCCCTACCTGCACCTTCCCGAGCTACCCGAGTTCCTTCAGAAGCTCCGGCTTTACAACCCCCGCGGCTGGCAGACCCAGCTTGGTGTCCGTCTGCTGTTCCTGACGGGGGTGCGCACGGGCGAGTTGCGGCTGGCCGAGCCTGAGCAATTCGACCTCGACCGCGGCTTGTGGATCATCCCGCCGCAGGTCGTCAAGCAGCTCCAGGACGAAATGCGCAAGGCTGGCAAGCGGCCGCAGGACGTGCCGCCCTACATCGTGCCCCTGTCCCTGCAGGCCATCGAGATCGTGCGCTATCTCCTGGGCGTGATGCGGCCGGCGCAGAAGTACCTGCTGTCGCATCGCAGCGAACTCAAGAAGCGCATCAGCGAGAACACCCTCAACAAGGCTGTGCAGCTCATGGGGTATGAGGGACGCCTGACCGGCCACGGCATCCGCGGCACCATCTCGACCGCGCTCAACGAGATCGGATACCCGAAGATTTGGGTGGACGCACAGCTTTCGCACTCCGACCCCAATAAGGTCAGCTCGGCCTACAACCACGCCAAGTACGTGGAGCCGAGGCGCCGCATGATGCAGGATTGGGCTGATCGCCTCGACCTGCTCGAACAGGGCGAAGTGGAAGCCGCGAGCGCGCACCTGACCATCCGCATCGACGGGGTGCCGGCGATGGCGGAAGTGGAGGAAGCGGTGGGCTCGGTCCCCGCAGTGGCCGAGCCCGCTGTCGCTGGTGTGCCGCCTGTGGTGGCCACGCCCATCGTCGTGACCCCGAACAGCGGCGGGATCACCTTCCAGCGGCTGTCGCAGGTGCCGCCGCCTCCGGTGCATGCCCCGGAGCCGGAAGTGTCCGCCATCCAGCGCGAGCGCGAGGAAATGCTGGCCATCTACGAGTCGCCGAACAATCTGCCCGTGCCGCTGTTCGGCAAGCTGGCCGGCAAGTCCAAGGACCAGATCAACCGCGAGCTGAAAGCCGGCAAGCTGCTGTCCATCAGCCTGGGCAACCGGGGGCAGCGGGTTCCCGATTGGCAACTGGTGCCGCTCAAGCACAAGCTGGCCCAGGTGCTCATGAACCAGTGCCCGCACGCGGATTCGTGGGACCTGTACCGCATGCTGACCCAGCCACACCCCGACCTGGGGGATCGTGCGGCCATCGATGCGGTCACGCCGACCAACGTGCCCGCGATCATCCGGGTCATCATGGGCGACTACCAACGCCATGAGGATGCGCCCGAAGCCATTGCCATGCGGCCCATCCCCGAGGATGTGCGGCTGAGTGTTCGTCGGCTGGTGGATAGCGCCGCGGTACTTGAGGGGGCTTAA
- the uvrC gene encoding excinuclease ABC subunit UvrC, whose protein sequence is MAVVFDSAAFLATCSGRPGVYRMFDADAKLLYVGKAKDLKKRLSSYFRKSGLAPKTAALVARIAQVETTITANETEALLLEQTLIKEWRPPYNILLRDDKSYPYVFLSSEDQFPRLSIHRGAKKQKGRYFGPYPSAGAIRESLALLQKAFFVRQCEDSYFRNRTRPCLQYQIKRCKAPCVGLVSEDEYAEDVRHSTMFLEGRSNALAEELSTSMEQAAMRLDFEKAAELRDQVAILRRVQDQQSMEGGSGDVDVIAAIVTPGGACVHLISVRGGRVLGSKNFFPQVAIEEEVGDVLLAFLGQYYLSHQERDLPSELIVNAVHEDFPVLVAAVEASRGKTLDISHRVRSTRARWQQLAVTNAEQALAARLANRQHMAARFDALGEVLDLAEPPQRLECFDISHSSGEATVASCVVFGPEGALKSDYRRFNIESVTAGDDYAAMHQALTRRFSRLKEGEGKMPDILLVDGGKGQLAMAQDVLQELAVVGLTLLGVAKGVTRKPGLETLYLNDADHEFTLPADSPALHLIQQIRDEAHRFAITGHRARRGKARRTSTLEDVPGVGPKRRRDLLKHFGGLQELSRASIDEIAKAPGISKKLAEQIYAVLHSE, encoded by the coding sequence ATGGCCGTGGTATTCGATTCGGCGGCTTTTCTGGCCACCTGCAGCGGGCGACCAGGTGTCTATCGCATGTTCGATGCGGACGCCAAGCTGCTCTATGTCGGCAAGGCTAAGGACCTCAAGAAGCGTCTTTCCAGCTATTTTCGCAAGTCCGGCCTGGCGCCGAAGACAGCCGCACTGGTTGCGCGAATCGCTCAGGTCGAGACCACCATCACGGCGAATGAGACCGAGGCGCTGCTGCTGGAGCAGACGCTGATCAAGGAATGGCGTCCGCCGTACAACATTCTGCTGCGTGACGACAAATCCTATCCCTACGTATTTCTCTCCAGCGAGGATCAATTCCCCAGGCTCTCGATTCACCGTGGCGCCAAGAAGCAGAAGGGCCGCTACTTCGGGCCTTATCCGAGCGCCGGCGCCATTCGCGAGAGCCTTGCATTGCTGCAGAAGGCATTTTTTGTGCGTCAATGCGAGGACAGCTACTTCCGCAATCGGACGCGTCCTTGTCTGCAGTACCAGATCAAGCGCTGCAAGGCGCCATGCGTTGGCCTGGTGAGCGAGGATGAGTACGCCGAGGATGTGCGCCACTCGACGATGTTCCTCGAGGGCCGCAGCAATGCGCTGGCGGAAGAACTTTCCACCAGCATGGAGCAGGCGGCGATGCGGCTCGACTTTGAAAAGGCGGCCGAGTTGCGCGATCAGGTGGCCATCCTGCGCCGAGTGCAGGACCAGCAGAGCATGGAGGGTGGAAGCGGCGACGTGGATGTCATTGCGGCCATCGTCACGCCTGGTGGTGCTTGTGTGCATCTGATCAGCGTGCGCGGCGGGCGTGTACTGGGGAGCAAGAATTTCTTTCCGCAGGTGGCGATCGAGGAAGAGGTTGGCGATGTGCTGCTGGCATTTCTTGGCCAGTACTACCTCAGTCATCAGGAGCGCGACCTGCCATCCGAGCTGATCGTCAATGCCGTGCATGAAGATTTTCCGGTGCTGGTAGCTGCGGTCGAAGCGTCTCGTGGAAAGACGCTCGATATCAGTCATCGCGTGCGCTCTACCCGTGCGCGCTGGCAACAACTGGCTGTGACCAACGCCGAGCAGGCTCTTGCGGCGCGGCTCGCGAATCGCCAGCACATGGCGGCGCGCTTCGATGCGTTAGGGGAAGTGCTTGATCTCGCCGAGCCGCCGCAACGTCTGGAATGCTTCGATATCAGTCATTCGAGTGGTGAGGCTACCGTCGCTTCCTGTGTAGTCTTCGGGCCTGAGGGCGCTTTGAAGTCAGATTATCGGCGCTTCAACATCGAGAGTGTGACGGCGGGTGATGACTATGCCGCAATGCACCAGGCCCTTACCCGGCGCTTCAGTCGGCTGAAGGAAGGAGAGGGCAAGATGCCGGACATCCTTCTCGTCGATGGTGGCAAGGGGCAGTTGGCGATGGCACAGGATGTGCTTCAAGAGCTGGCGGTAGTCGGTCTGACGTTGCTCGGCGTTGCCAAGGGAGTGACTCGCAAGCCCGGGCTGGAAACGCTTTACCTGAACGACGCTGACCACGAATTTACCCTGCCGGCGGACTCGCCGGCATTACATCTCATCCAGCAGATCCGCGATGAGGCCCACCGCTTTGCCATCACCGGTCATCGTGCGCGTCGCGGAAAGGCGCGCCGTACCTCGACACTCGAGGACGTTCCCGGAGTAGGGCCGAAGCGGCGCCGTGATCTGCTCAAGCATTTCGGTGGGTTGCAGGAATTGTCGCGCGCCAGTATCGATGAGATTGCCAAAGCCCCCGGTATCAGCAAAAAGCTGGCTGAGCAGATTTATGCCGTTCTGCACAGCGAGTAG
- a CDS encoding SOS response-associated peptidase produces MCGRYVTPEEAAMERYWHIGRHNSGRWVDRVYNVAPTSQVPAVVLNEAGEQEVVAARWGLIPFWWKKPTPPTFSFNARSEEAATKPMWRQAIRTHRCLMPAAGWYEWNEQEPVKNKAGRTVHQPYYHHAIGDGVLAIAGIWSTWSPPDGEPITSCALLTKEAEGLVAVIHNRMPVILAPEQWAAWLSPETSLEQAYVTIAQARRDFEAYRVSTDVGNTRNQGAELIEPI; encoded by the coding sequence ATGTGCGGCCGATACGTGACACCTGAAGAAGCGGCGATGGAGCGGTACTGGCATATCGGCAGGCACAACAGTGGGCGCTGGGTTGATCGCGTCTACAACGTAGCGCCGACCAGCCAGGTGCCGGCGGTGGTCCTGAATGAGGCGGGAGAACAGGAAGTTGTCGCGGCCCGCTGGGGGCTGATCCCGTTCTGGTGGAAAAAGCCGACGCCGCCAACGTTCTCGTTCAACGCACGGAGCGAAGAGGCGGCGACGAAGCCAATGTGGCGCCAAGCGATCCGCACACATCGGTGCCTGATGCCGGCCGCCGGCTGGTATGAGTGGAACGAGCAGGAGCCGGTGAAGAACAAGGCCGGCCGGACAGTCCACCAGCCCTACTACCACCACGCCATCGGCGACGGCGTACTGGCGATCGCCGGGATCTGGTCGACCTGGTCGCCACCGGATGGCGAGCCGATCACATCGTGCGCGCTGCTGACGAAGGAGGCCGAGGGCCTAGTGGCGGTGATCCACAACCGCATGCCGGTGATCCTGGCGCCGGAACAGTGGGCAGCCTGGCTGTCGCCGGAGACGTCGCTCGAACAGGCCTACGTCACCATTGCCCAGGCGCGCCGCGATTTCGAGGCCTACCGGGTCTCCACGGATGTCGGGAATACCCGCAACCAGGGCGCAGAGTTGATCGAGCCGATCTAG